Proteins encoded in a region of the Romeriopsis navalis LEGE 11480 genome:
- a CDS encoding ABC transporter ATP-binding protein encodes MPEATSKTTLPQPATDQPAVIVENLGKRYRRMHTDRPRTIMEAALAGFRKMRAIETFWALEAVSFSVMPGQMLGVIGHNGAGKSTLLQILSGIVEPDQGRVQVLGRMGALLDLGSGFHEDLTGRENVFINAIIGGLTRQEAEQQFERILAFAELEDFIDNPLRTYSAGMQMRLGFAIAIHTNPDVLFIDEFLSVGDLAFQSKCLDRILELKRAGCAIVLISHSASQVQELCDQAIWLEQGQIKAYGEPEVVAQAYADKMAAKANQPVRQGYSQEAIIRAVRRLDHQGNRQAEISTGDGLMIELDYGIQQAITSLIVSISISSADGQIFFNTNTQTVDLNLPISLGEHQVQLAIERLDLAGGEYFVNVGLYAGDWRFTYDMQWHQHPLKIRWTPPEQTLLYPPRQWRIKPSPTSDTALVIESST; translated from the coding sequence ATGCCAGAAGCCACCAGTAAAACCACCCTGCCACAGCCCGCCACAGACCAACCCGCCGTGATTGTGGAAAATCTCGGGAAACGGTATCGCCGCATGCATACCGATCGACCGCGCACAATCATGGAAGCCGCCCTCGCGGGCTTTCGCAAAATGCGTGCCATCGAGACGTTCTGGGCGTTAGAAGCAGTGAGTTTTTCCGTCATGCCGGGCCAAATGCTAGGTGTCATCGGCCATAACGGCGCGGGCAAATCCACCTTGCTGCAAATTCTCAGCGGCATTGTCGAGCCCGATCAGGGGCGCGTACAAGTCTTAGGCCGCATGGGTGCACTGTTGGATTTAGGATCGGGATTCCACGAAGACCTGACGGGGCGGGAAAATGTCTTTATTAACGCGATTATCGGAGGCCTCACCCGCCAAGAAGCGGAACAGCAGTTTGAACGCATCCTCGCTTTTGCAGAACTGGAAGACTTTATTGACAATCCATTGCGCACCTACAGCGCCGGCATGCAGATGCGGTTAGGCTTTGCCATCGCAATTCACACAAATCCCGATGTGTTGTTTATTGACGAATTTCTCTCGGTGGGCGACTTAGCCTTTCAGTCAAAATGTCTCGATCGAATTCTCGAGCTCAAACGGGCGGGCTGTGCGATCGTCTTAATCTCCCACAGTGCCTCACAAGTCCAAGAACTTTGCGATCAAGCCATCTGGCTCGAACAGGGACAGATCAAAGCCTACGGCGAACCGGAAGTCGTTGCCCAAGCCTATGCCGATAAAATGGCCGCCAAGGCCAATCAACCAGTCCGGCAGGGCTATTCCCAAGAAGCAATCATTCGGGCCGTGCGCCGGCTCGATCATCAAGGCAACCGCCAAGCGGAAATTAGTACGGGCGACGGCCTAATGATTGAACTAGATTATGGGATTCAACAGGCGATCACGAGCCTGATCGTGAGCATCTCCATCAGTAGTGCCGATGGCCAAATCTTCTTCAATACCAATACGCAAACCGTTGATCTCAACTTGCCCATCAGTCTGGGAGAACATCAAGTCCAACTGGCGATCGAACGACTGGATCTGGCCGGAGGGGAGTATTTTGTCAATGTCGGACTCTACGCTGGGGATTGGCGTTTCACCTACGATATGCAATGGCATCAGCACCCACTCAAAATTCGCTGGACGCCCCCCGAGCAGACTTTACTCTATCCACCCCGTCAATGGCGGATTAAGCCGTCTCCGACGTCGGATACAGCCCTCGTGATCGAGTCATCAACTTGA
- a CDS encoding ATP-binding response regulator: protein MSFDFHSELAAEIHQHQQTKEQLHTVLDALPGTVSWLAADLTYLGVNQQLASYCAMSPEEFVGRPLGFLNPEGNEFTDFAQQFLAGSKRSARTEITRGKYTFLTVAQKYNHDQAAVFIELDISERKAIEAQLEQANHQFSQANMELAQATILKDEMLVNMANIHAELARATRMKDEFLANMSHELRTPLNAVLGMSEALLDQVCGDLNDRQRKAVQTIAQSGKHLLELINDILDLAKIESGKLELHYQDVQPAMLFKLSVELVRPAALQKEIAIETIIDPRITAIRLDERRFRQVLINLLSNAVKFTLRGGRITLRLFPTADQKRLCFQVEDTGIGIPADKIDTLFEPFVQIDSDLNRQYSGTGLGLALVRRIVELHQGTVCVESEVEQGSQFTLEVPWDQAKHVVPGQISVAPTAPPSVAALPIAENALIPRTTDQSPVDRKSSAADPTAVTKADSKRILLAEDNDLNTLLFSEYLQGEGYEVGLAQNGKEALQLIAQTSFDLVVMDIQMPIMDGLTAIRRLRQQSQFQHLPIIALTALAMPGDQQRCLKAGASEYIPKPVQLKYLAQRIQHWLSAVPIR, encoded by the coding sequence ATGAGTTTCGATTTTCATTCTGAGTTGGCGGCCGAAATCCATCAGCATCAGCAAACGAAAGAACAACTACATACTGTGCTCGATGCACTGCCCGGAACTGTTTCCTGGCTCGCGGCGGATCTGACCTATCTTGGTGTCAATCAGCAGTTGGCGAGTTATTGTGCAATGTCGCCCGAAGAGTTTGTGGGCCGCCCGCTCGGCTTTCTCAATCCAGAAGGGAATGAATTTACGGATTTTGCGCAGCAGTTTTTAGCTGGTTCGAAACGCTCTGCCCGCACCGAAATTACGCGGGGTAAATATACCTTTCTGACGGTGGCCCAGAAATATAACCACGATCAAGCGGCCGTGTTTATTGAGCTGGATATTAGTGAGCGGAAGGCGATCGAAGCCCAGTTAGAACAAGCCAATCATCAGTTCAGCCAGGCCAATATGGAACTCGCACAGGCGACGATCCTCAAAGATGAAATGTTGGTCAACATGGCGAATATTCATGCCGAGCTGGCCCGGGCCACGCGCATGAAGGATGAGTTCCTGGCCAATATGAGTCACGAACTCCGGACGCCGTTAAATGCGGTTTTAGGGATGTCAGAGGCACTCCTCGATCAAGTCTGTGGGGATTTGAATGACCGTCAGCGCAAAGCGGTCCAAACGATCGCCCAGAGCGGCAAACATCTGCTGGAGTTGATCAACGACATTCTTGACCTGGCAAAAATTGAATCGGGCAAGTTGGAGTTGCACTACCAAGATGTGCAGCCCGCCATGCTGTTTAAGCTGAGTGTCGAGCTGGTGCGGCCGGCCGCGCTCCAGAAAGAGATTGCGATTGAGACGATTATTGATCCAAGGATTACGGCTATCCGGCTCGATGAGCGGCGGTTTCGCCAAGTCCTGATTAATTTATTGAGTAATGCGGTGAAATTCACGCTGCGCGGGGGACGGATTACCTTGCGTCTGTTTCCGACCGCGGACCAAAAGCGCTTATGTTTTCAGGTTGAGGATACTGGCATCGGCATTCCGGCGGATAAAATCGACACTTTATTTGAGCCGTTTGTGCAAATTGATAGTGATCTGAATCGTCAATATTCCGGCACGGGTTTAGGCTTAGCCTTGGTGCGCCGGATTGTTGAATTGCATCAAGGTACTGTCTGTGTTGAGAGCGAGGTGGAACAAGGCAGTCAATTTACACTGGAAGTCCCGTGGGATCAGGCTAAGCATGTGGTGCCGGGCCAGATATCGGTGGCTCCGACTGCTCCCCCTTCTGTGGCGGCACTGCCGATCGCCGAGAATGCGTTAATTCCGCGGACCACAGATCAGTCGCCGGTGGACCGTAAATCATCGGCGGCTGATCCTACAGCGGTGACCAAGGCGGACTCAAAACGTATTTTGTTAGCGGAAGATAATGATCTTAATACCCTGCTATTTTCGGAATATTTGCAGGGTGAAGGGTATGAAGTAGGGTTGGCTCAGAATGGCAAAGAAGCGCTCCAACTCATTGCCCAAACCTCATTTGATTTAGTGGTAATGGATATTCAAATGCCGATTATGGATGGTCTAACGGCAATTCGGCGGTTGCGCCAGCAGTCGCAGTTTCAACATTTACCGATTATCGCGTTGACCGCCCTAGCGATGCCGGGCGATCAACAGCGGTGTCTCAAGGCCGGGGCTTCGGAATATATCCCGAAGCCCGTCCAACTGAAATATTTGGCCCAACGAATTCAGCATTGGTTGAGCGCGGTACCGATAAGATAA
- a CDS encoding ABC transporter permease: protein MYVRIKNSAQIRQAGRHRRQLTYYRDLVRELVVRELKVLYKRSALGVAWTLINPLLQLAVFSVVFKVVLKAGDGIENYLSYAFSGLLIWGWTQSSLFQATGLITGNPALIRQPGFPVAILPIVTVTTGLVHFLLALPALLGIMFYEQVSWSNTCFALPVLLLLQFILTVSFAYPLAAMNVKFRDTQHTLGVILQLMFYLLPIFYAVEVTGSNLPTWILQIYRWNPMVALIEAYRDILLRGVLPNWGSLLLLVISGALLLPIGYQIFKRERARFVEEI from the coding sequence ATGTACGTTCGGATTAAAAACTCGGCTCAAATTCGTCAAGCGGGACGCCATCGCCGCCAGCTCACCTACTATCGCGATTTAGTCCGGGAACTCGTCGTGCGCGAACTCAAGGTGCTATATAAGCGATCGGCCTTAGGCGTTGCTTGGACTTTGATCAATCCACTGCTGCAACTGGCGGTCTTCTCCGTGGTGTTCAAAGTGGTGCTCAAAGCCGGGGACGGCATTGAAAATTATCTGTCCTACGCGTTTAGTGGACTGCTGATTTGGGGCTGGACACAGTCGAGTTTATTTCAGGCCACGGGGTTAATTACCGGCAATCCGGCATTGATTCGCCAACCCGGTTTCCCCGTCGCGATTTTGCCGATCGTCACAGTCACCACGGGGCTCGTGCATTTTCTTTTAGCGCTACCGGCCTTGCTCGGAATTATGTTTTACGAACAAGTCAGTTGGAGCAACACTTGTTTCGCATTACCCGTCCTGTTGCTATTGCAATTTATCTTGACCGTCAGCTTTGCTTATCCCCTGGCCGCCATGAACGTCAAGTTCCGGGATACGCAACATACCTTAGGGGTGATTTTGCAGTTGATGTTTTATCTATTGCCGATTTTCTATGCCGTCGAAGTCACTGGCAGCAACTTACCAACATGGATTCTGCAAATCTACCGCTGGAATCCGATGGTGGCACTGATCGAAGCCTACCGCGACATCTTACTGCGCGGGGTCTTACCCAACTGGGGCAGTTTACTTTTACTCGTAATATCGGGAGCCTTACTATTGCCGATCGGCTATCAAATTTTCAAACGCGAACGGGCCCGGTTTGTTGAGGAGATTTAG
- a CDS encoding hybrid sensor histidine kinase/response regulator: protein MKNILVIEDEPQIRENLQEILTLCDFNASTAPNGLRGIEAVQTFMPDLILCDVNMPELDGHDVLRLLRTDEVTANIPFIFLTSNGARPDVRSGMEMGASDYLTKPVNPDELIKAINTQMAKRSIAERHSEEKLNQLRSNINLALPHELYTPLNGIIGSADLLIRENDDLDCNERLELAEQIRHSALRLYHLTRNFLLYAELEMMASSPDRHEIIRQNRRTRIAIANPITQRAQIQAKKSQRLADLHVEVEPIELAISEVKFIKLIDEVIDNAFKFSQAGQPVQVFGRTVGKTYQIDILDMGRGLTSQQIANLGGYMQFDRDRYEQQGGGLGLTIAKRLMELHGGKLTVNSIPDQETAIGLSFPL, encoded by the coding sequence ATGAAAAATATTCTTGTCATTGAAGATGAACCGCAAATTCGTGAGAATTTACAGGAAATTCTCACCCTTTGTGATTTTAATGCCAGTACTGCACCGAATGGATTACGCGGGATTGAAGCTGTGCAAACGTTCATGCCAGATCTAATTCTGTGTGACGTCAACATGCCGGAGTTAGATGGGCATGATGTGTTGCGTTTATTGCGCACCGATGAAGTCACAGCCAATATTCCATTCATTTTCCTCACGTCGAATGGTGCCCGTCCCGATGTCCGATCGGGCATGGAAATGGGGGCATCGGATTACTTAACGAAGCCCGTCAATCCCGATGAATTGATTAAGGCAATCAACACGCAAATGGCGAAACGTTCGATTGCTGAACGGCATTCGGAAGAGAAGCTAAATCAACTGCGCAGCAATATTAATCTCGCCTTACCCCATGAGCTGTATACGCCGTTGAATGGGATTATTGGCTCCGCTGATTTGTTGATTCGTGAAAATGACGATCTGGATTGTAATGAGCGCTTAGAACTCGCAGAGCAGATTCGTCATTCCGCATTGCGGCTCTATCATTTGACCCGGAATTTCTTGCTCTACGCCGAACTCGAAATGATGGCTTCGTCGCCCGATCGTCATGAAATCATTCGGCAAAATCGTCGGACTCGGATTGCGATCGCGAATCCGATTACCCAGCGTGCCCAGATCCAGGCCAAGAAGAGCCAGCGTCTAGCGGATCTACATGTTGAGGTGGAGCCGATCGAACTGGCGATTTCCGAGGTGAAGTTTATTAAGCTCATCGATGAAGTGATCGATAACGCCTTTAAGTTTTCGCAAGCGGGGCAGCCCGTTCAGGTATTTGGTCGGACGGTGGGTAAGACTTACCAAATCGACATTCTCGATATGGGTCGGGGCCTGACGTCACAACAGATTGCCAACCTGGGCGGCTACATGCAATTCGATCGTGATCGCTATGAGCAACAAGGTGGCGGCTTAGGTTTAACGATCGCCAAACGGTTGATGGAGTTACACGGTGGAAAATTAACCGTGAATAGCATTCCTGATCAGGAAACAGCGATTGGACTGAGCTTTCCCCTCTAA
- a CDS encoding glycosyltransferase, whose amino-acid sequence MAVRERLRSAYYQCWLIFYRGWQWFQPRNQTVLLQRAAAAIQCQKWSVAINLLQRVLQMPAPQPRVYQLLAETYQGQGQLPLAMKAARTAIDLAPTHGAYQTLGQICLVNDDLAAAVAALQQAVRLDPRSSLAQFQLGEALVKQGNWRAAVEPLQRAIRLNPLLPWPHYYLAEAQRSLGQLDRAKRSYLQAQRLGPDIVHLRGNVAYVEYLGDQTQRIQAYLQQVQAADTVRPRRRPRVLMLTPGPACPPCSGASLRMFYEMQALHRHTDLVVASLLYAKNTVSVQSQLARYAQLAVALDWSDRPPRPPTQAAIVHRHNSQLLRQTLQQLAAVDFDIVVTDFVYMGQYIDLFPQAFHVLSEHNIESQILRRQAATDAAPTVAQEADRLAAFEDQLWPHFPLRFVVSRPDQQQLQQRCATGETVVVPNGANPRALRRLTDNPVPRVLFIGTLHYQPNVDGVRFFVDEILPHVWQLNDQVEFWIAGANPTPDVVALAQQDPRIKLIANPVEMIDVAAQCCLSVVPLRIGSGTRIKILQALAMGLPTVTTHLGCEGLAVVDDQHLLVRDEPAAFAAAVVGLLADVTWRDRLRHHGRLLVEQEYDWEQIFESAVQLMLDRYQQHVKSRG is encoded by the coding sequence ATGGCTGTGCGTGAGCGTCTCCGAAGCGCCTACTATCAATGCTGGCTAATTTTTTATCGAGGCTGGCAATGGTTCCAGCCCCGCAATCAGACCGTGCTGTTGCAGCGGGCGGCGGCGGCGATTCAATGTCAGAAATGGTCAGTCGCAATTAATTTATTGCAACGGGTATTGCAAATGCCAGCGCCCCAGCCTCGGGTGTATCAATTGTTGGCTGAAACCTATCAGGGCCAGGGGCAATTGCCGCTGGCAATGAAGGCGGCGCGCACCGCAATCGACCTGGCGCCGACCCATGGAGCATATCAAACCCTGGGTCAAATTTGTTTGGTGAATGATGATTTGGCGGCGGCGGTGGCGGCGCTCCAGCAGGCGGTGCGGCTTGATCCGCGATCAAGCTTGGCGCAATTTCAGCTGGGTGAAGCCTTAGTCAAACAGGGGAATTGGCGTGCTGCGGTTGAACCGTTGCAACGGGCGATTCGGCTCAACCCGCTTTTGCCTTGGCCCCACTATTATTTGGCAGAAGCTCAGCGGTCACTGGGGCAACTTGATCGGGCGAAGCGATCGTATTTGCAGGCCCAGCGCCTGGGGCCGGATATTGTCCATTTGCGGGGGAATGTCGCCTATGTGGAATATCTTGGTGATCAAACCCAGCGGATTCAGGCTTATTTGCAGCAAGTCCAGGCAGCGGATACCGTGCGCCCTCGACGTCGCCCCCGCGTCTTGATGTTAACGCCGGGACCGGCCTGTCCGCCTTGCTCTGGGGCTTCACTGCGGATGTTCTATGAAATGCAAGCCTTGCATCGTCATACCGATTTGGTGGTGGCCAGTTTACTCTATGCCAAAAACACCGTTTCCGTGCAGTCGCAGCTGGCGCGCTATGCTCAGTTAGCCGTCGCGCTGGATTGGAGCGATCGTCCCCCACGTCCCCCAACACAAGCGGCGATTGTGCATCGGCACAACAGTCAGTTGTTGCGCCAGACATTGCAGCAGTTAGCGGCGGTGGATTTTGATATCGTGGTCACTGATTTTGTCTATATGGGCCAGTATATTGACCTTTTTCCGCAGGCGTTTCACGTCTTGTCAGAACATAATATTGAGTCCCAAATTCTGCGGCGGCAGGCCGCCACGGACGCTGCCCCAACCGTCGCGCAAGAGGCCGATCGCCTCGCCGCCTTTGAAGACCAGTTATGGCCCCATTTCCCCCTGCGGTTTGTGGTCAGTCGGCCCGATCAACAGCAGTTGCAGCAGCGTTGTGCAACGGGGGAAACCGTAGTGGTGCCCAATGGTGCCAATCCCCGTGCATTAAGGCGATTGACCGATAATCCTGTGCCGCGTGTGCTCTTTATTGGGACGTTGCACTATCAACCGAATGTCGATGGTGTGCGGTTCTTTGTCGACGAAATTCTGCCCCACGTCTGGCAGTTAAATGACCAAGTTGAGTTTTGGATTGCGGGGGCGAATCCGACTCCTGACGTTGTGGCCTTAGCCCAGCAAGATCCGCGGATTAAGCTGATTGCCAATCCAGTGGAAATGATTGACGTGGCGGCTCAATGTTGTTTATCGGTGGTGCCCCTGCGGATTGGTAGTGGGACCCGGATCAAAATTTTGCAGGCCTTAGCCATGGGGTTGCCGACGGTGACGACGCATTTGGGCTGTGAAGGCTTAGCGGTGGTGGATGATCAGCATTTGTTGGTGCGTGATGAGCCAGCGGCTTTTGCCGCGGCGGTTGTGGGCTTGTTGGCTGATGTCACATGGCGCGATCGGTTACGTCATCATGGTCGGCTTTTAGTAGAGCAGGAATATGACTGGGAGCAGATCTTCGAGTCTGCCGTCCAATTAATGCTCGATCGTTATCAACAACATGTGAAGTCGCGGGGATAA
- a CDS encoding hybrid sensor histidine kinase/response regulator: protein MELLQADLMTTPTMPNLWVVDDEENNLTVVELLLTQANYELSYFNSAMPMLEAIQHNLPDLILLDVMMPGIDGIELCRRLKQDARTKHVPIIMVTALSSREDLARCLDAGADDFISKPLNGLELRARVKSLLRIKRQYDELQTLVHLRDEMLNLRVDLSNMVIHDLRNPLANILLSCQIMQMRGMDDRNMKKIQQIEYSGHRLESMIDSLLVTAKLESGKLALQPDTVNLHQLIAQVMQEFRAIAEQQTVNLVQELTPAPLYVQGDATLLRRVLDNLLSNALKFAPAESEVTLAVLSHDQHVILQVRDQGKGVQPELREQIFSKFEIGQHLPQVKQMGLGLAFCKMVVEAHEGQIQVEDNQPKGCVFTIRLPRDHDDMTNQADPAAEML, encoded by the coding sequence ATGGAACTGTTACAAGCAGATTTAATGACAACTCCAACAATGCCGAATTTGTGGGTGGTCGACGACGAAGAAAATAACCTCACAGTGGTGGAGTTGCTCTTAACCCAGGCCAACTATGAGTTGTCCTACTTCAATAGTGCGATGCCAATGTTGGAGGCAATTCAGCATAACTTGCCAGATTTGATTCTGCTCGATGTGATGATGCCGGGGATTGATGGGATTGAACTTTGCCGCCGTTTGAAGCAGGATGCCCGCACGAAGCATGTGCCGATCATTATGGTGACGGCACTCAGTAGTCGTGAAGATCTGGCCCGCTGTTTGGATGCGGGCGCTGATGATTTTATTAGTAAGCCCTTGAATGGCCTGGAGCTGCGGGCGCGGGTCAAATCATTGCTGCGGATTAAGCGCCAGTACGATGAACTCCAAACCCTTGTACATCTGCGCGACGAGATGCTGAATCTGCGGGTGGACTTGTCCAATATGGTGATTCATGATCTGCGTAATCCGCTGGCGAATATTTTACTGAGCTGTCAGATCATGCAAATGCGGGGCATGGACGATCGCAACATGAAGAAAATCCAGCAGATTGAATATTCAGGGCATCGCTTGGAGAGCATGATTGATAGTTTGCTTGTCACGGCCAAGCTGGAGTCCGGCAAATTGGCCTTACAGCCCGATACGGTCAATTTGCATCAATTGATTGCGCAAGTGATGCAGGAATTTAGGGCGATCGCGGAGCAACAGACGGTGAATTTGGTTCAAGAGTTAACGCCCGCGCCTCTCTATGTCCAAGGGGACGCGACATTGTTACGCCGGGTTTTGGATAACTTGCTATCGAATGCTCTCAAATTTGCTCCCGCGGAGAGCGAGGTGACCTTAGCGGTGCTGAGTCATGACCAGCATGTCATATTGCAAGTTCGGGATCAGGGGAAGGGGGTACAGCCAGAGCTCCGTGAGCAGATCTTCTCGAAATTTGAGATTGGGCAACATTTACCTCAGGTGAAGCAAATGGGCCTGGGGCTGGCCTTCTGCAAGATGGTGGTCGAAGCGCACGAGGGACAAATTCAGGTCGAGGACAATCAGCCGAAGGGGTGTGTGTTTACGATTCGGTTGCCGCGCGATCATGACGATATGACTAATCAGGCTGATCCAGCAGCAGAAATGCTCTAA
- a CDS encoding FkbM family methyltransferase: MSLLSRLQQRFSPRRDIAQVREYVTQHAKTLKPKYEYFNETFNDRWIVEYAFPGKTGGYFIEAGAANGKEASSCYVLERHLGWQGLCIEPNIDFYQQLVKHRPNSICEQVCLSDQVETVSFILADADPDVAPYISGVKENLEAYKWEGDKIAASGREIELPAVPLEQLLRKHNAPKIIDYAAFDIEGSEIKVIESFPFEEYTCLALSVEADPWIWERMLTRLLPYGYQEVPNPFCDKPWEHYCLHESILNDQP, encoded by the coding sequence ATGAGCTTACTCAGCCGACTACAGCAGCGCTTCTCCCCCCGCCGTGACATCGCTCAAGTGCGAGAATACGTCACCCAGCATGCGAAAACGCTTAAACCCAAATACGAATACTTCAACGAAACGTTCAACGATCGCTGGATTGTTGAATATGCCTTTCCGGGCAAGACCGGGGGATATTTCATTGAAGCCGGCGCCGCCAATGGCAAGGAAGCCAGTAGTTGTTACGTGCTGGAACGCCATCTCGGCTGGCAGGGTCTGTGCATTGAGCCCAATATCGATTTTTACCAACAACTCGTCAAACACCGGCCCAACAGTATTTGTGAACAAGTTTGTCTCTCCGATCAGGTCGAAACAGTCAGCTTTATTTTGGCGGATGCGGACCCCGATGTTGCCCCTTATATCAGCGGCGTCAAAGAAAATCTGGAGGCGTATAAGTGGGAAGGCGATAAGATTGCCGCCAGTGGCCGCGAGATCGAGCTCCCAGCAGTCCCCCTAGAACAACTGCTCCGAAAGCATAATGCACCCAAGATCATTGACTATGCCGCCTTTGATATTGAGGGCAGCGAGATCAAGGTGATTGAATCCTTTCCATTCGAGGAATATACCTGCTTAGCCCTCAGCGTTGAAGCTGATCCTTGGATCTGGGAGCGGATGCTGACTCGACTATTGCCCTATGGCTACCAAGAAGTGCCTAATCCATTCTGTGATAAGCCCTGGGAACATTATTGCTTACATGAAAGTATTTTGAACGATCAGCCATAA